The nucleotide window aggggctgaCACCGACTCTAGCGCGACGGAATGTCATCGTGATCAACATGCTACGACCTTGGCTCCTGGGCTGGTACCGTCATTTTTCGGCGGCGCCACTGAAGCTGATAGGCATGATATCTGAGACGAGCAAGCTGCGGAAAGTGAGGCATGATCTCGCAGGATGATTTATGAGTCTGCTTAGTTTTGACGTCATCGTATGGTGAGTTGGGATTACTTAGCTCCCAAACAAAGCCACTGGTCTCGGCTCACGAGATGTTCTCAGAGACATTGCCAGGCATCCGAGATAATAGTGAAgcagaggagaagaagacggaagCTCCAGTGAGATCCCGGTAAGTCTACCGGGAGATAGTAGGCTTTCTAAACAAGACATTTAGTCTCTAGGTGTATTTGAATATGTGGGTTTTCGTTATTGTAAACGCTTCCTACATAGTGACCAAATTAGTTTTGCTTCTGTTTCTCCCTGTTCCCTTCCGTATAAGTGAGCTCGCTCTCTGTTTCCACGGACAAAACATCGTACCTTCGCCCGAGTCGATGTCTGAGAATCTTGTACacaaaagagaaaaaaatcTGGCCCAGAAGAACTCGAATGGGCAAAAATACCGGCATCTAAGTATTCTTGCCAGCCTAACGGAGACGATCCATTGCGGTCATCCTCGGGCCTGACCAGACCCGGTACCGTGGCAGAGTACCGGGGCCGTTCATGGCCCGTGCGTTGAGGTTCGCGGGCGGGGCCGTAAACAAGCGCAAGGGAGCGAGCAGCGACACATCGCTccgccgcccctcctcgGGTCTGAAACCTCTAAAAACAAAAccctctcccttcccgaCCAAACATCCCGAGACCCACGAAACCAGAGCCTCACCGCAGCGCGActtcccctccccgtccCAGCCACCGCAATCTCAACGACGTCAACGAAGCGATTTCCTTGCAGACCACTCATCTCCTATCTCCCGACCCACGGGGCCAAACTCCCCGGTCCAACCATCTCACCGACCCCCCACCACACACGCAGTGGTTGAAACTCCCAAAAGTAAACAAACAACATAGACGAAAagccaccaacaccaacacaaTCACAACCTCAACCACAATCATAATGGCCCACAACGGAGCAACCTACGCAGACTGCGTCGCCTCCCTCCGCTCCTCCCTCGacttcctctcctcctccgtcgccgccctcgacgccggcgtctccGACCTCCCCCGCCTCGCCTCCGTCCTCCGCCCGACCCGCCACTTCGAGCTGATCCCCCAGcccaccctcgccgccgccgaggcctccCTGCGCGACGAGATCGGGCCCCAGAtcgccctgctcctcgaccgcgCCGACGCTCAGATCGCCCGCCGCGAGAGGCGCATCGAGACCCTCCAGGCCCGCTGCGAACTGCTCCAGGGCCGCCTGGCCCggcccgaggccgacgacgacaacaacggcgCCACCAAGAAGTACAAGAACAGCAGGGGGGACGCGAAAAGGAAGCCGCTGGGCGGGGAGAGGGCCctgagggcgagggccgtTAGGCAGAGGAGGGAAGGGCTCGAGTACAGCGTCGAGAGGCTCGAGCTGGAGGTCCTGACCAAGGAGCGGGAGCTGAGAAAGAGGCTGGACAATGCATGAGGGGAAGGATGGGCGTGTACAAGCTGGCGTGGGCAATGGCACGGGCGATGTTATCCCGGGCCCCGAGGTTTTGCTCGCGTTTCAAGTAGGGCGAGAGGCGAAAGGAAGGTTGTTTATGATACCCAATGGAAGCAGTCGGAGATAGGATCTCGGCGGATGAACACAACTCCGTGTGCCGAGAGCGACGGGCTGTTGCTGAGAGCACGCCCTACACTCGAGATGAGGCGGCCGTGTTGATCGAGTAGACGGCCTGATGGAGGTTGTCAAGGAGACGGAATATATGGAATGTCACGGAGCCTTCATGTGCCAAGCGAAACGAGGATGATTGAACGGAGTACACTAAGCATGAAGGGCCGTTTTCAAGAGCATTGTTTTATGTCGAAACTTCCACAACCGTTACCGCCTGAACTTGATTACCTAGCCATCCGAACCACTTAGAGTCTCCTTAGTCTCACCGAAACAATCACGCAGACACCCGCTTCTCTCCAGTATGTGAAATGCGATTTATAAAACAGCAAGGGAATACAAATATGCATGTGTATCCCACTTGCGAGCTATCGTAGCTATCCGAATGACCGACCCGTTGCTCGTGAAAACCGCACTAGAAAAACAAACGTAAAAATGAAAGAAAGGGGAAACAGCATGCCCACTATAACCCCTCGGTTTTAGCAACCATGGCAAC belongs to Colletotrichum higginsianum IMI 349063 chromosome 5, whole genome shotgun sequence and includes:
- a CDS encoding Mitotic spindle biogenesis protein encodes the protein MAHNGATYADCVASLRSSLDFLSSSVAALDAGVSDLPRLASVLRPTRHFELIPQPTLAAAEASLRDEIGPQIALLLDRADAQIARRERRIETLQARCELLQGRLARPEADDDNNGATKKYKNSRGDAKRKPLGGERALRARAVRQRREGLEYSVERLELEVLTKERELRKRLDNA